The proteins below come from a single Bacteroidales bacterium WCE2004 genomic window:
- a CDS encoding proton-dependent oligopeptide transporter, POT family, translated as MFKGHPKGLYALALANTGERFGYYTMLAIFMLFLQAKFGWEQAAASQLYSIFLALVYFMPVVGGALADKIGYGKCVVTGICVMFIGYLALSIPTAANGLGVALMIGALFLISVGTGLFKGNLQVMVGNLYDDPKYSAKRDSAFSLFYMAINIGAMFAPSAATAITNRFLAKAGLVYKADIPALAHQLLDGTITADNAARLDELQSVMPDTAVAAMDPSVFSSYYIEHLSSAYNMGFAVACVSLIISIAIYFFCRNWFKHADVNAKQAAAQGNANVILTPKQTRERVVALIMVFAVVIFFWMAFHQNGQSLTWFARDYTQSTVAGWPKLGFNIWILALIAASIYTLFGAFQSEKARGKVTCGIVTLLLWAGAIWLYKGMPSVLDIQPQLFQQFNPFYVVFLTPISMAIFNALAKKGKEPSAPVKIGLGMFVAALGYLIMIMGSVGQPSPAALQGTVAPDPVVPMYLISTYLVLTFAELLLSPMGISFVSKVAPPKYKGLMMGLWFASTAVGNYLSSIPGLLWMNVPLWANWAILMALCVVAGGIMFAMLRRINAATAE; from the coding sequence TCGGCTGGGAGCAGGCAGCCGCCAGCCAGCTCTATTCGATTTTCCTCGCCCTCGTGTATTTCATGCCCGTCGTCGGCGGCGCGCTCGCCGACAAGATCGGGTACGGCAAGTGCGTGGTCACCGGCATCTGCGTGATGTTCATCGGCTACCTCGCCCTCTCCATCCCGACGGCCGCCAACGGCCTGGGCGTGGCGCTGATGATCGGCGCCCTGTTCCTGATCAGCGTGGGCACCGGCCTGTTCAAGGGCAACCTGCAGGTCATGGTGGGCAACCTCTACGACGATCCGAAGTATTCCGCCAAGCGCGATTCGGCGTTCAGCCTCTTCTACATGGCGATCAACATCGGCGCGATGTTCGCCCCGTCCGCCGCGACGGCCATCACCAACCGCTTCCTCGCCAAGGCCGGCCTCGTCTACAAGGCCGACATCCCCGCGCTTGCGCACCAGCTCCTGGACGGCACCATCACGGCCGACAACGCCGCCCGTCTCGACGAGCTGCAGTCCGTGATGCCCGACACCGCCGTGGCGGCCATGGATCCTTCGGTCTTCAGCTCCTACTACATCGAGCACCTGTCCTCGGCCTACAACATGGGCTTCGCCGTGGCCTGCGTGTCGCTGATCATCTCCATCGCCATCTACTTCTTCTGCCGCAACTGGTTCAAGCACGCCGACGTCAACGCCAAGCAGGCTGCCGCCCAGGGCAACGCCAACGTCATCCTGACCCCGAAGCAGACCCGCGAGCGCGTCGTCGCGCTGATCATGGTCTTCGCCGTGGTGATCTTCTTCTGGATGGCCTTCCACCAGAACGGTCAGTCGCTGACCTGGTTCGCCCGCGACTACACGCAGAGCACCGTGGCCGGCTGGCCGAAGCTCGGCTTCAACATCTGGATCCTCGCGCTGATCGCCGCCTCCATCTACACGCTGTTCGGCGCCTTCCAGTCCGAGAAGGCGCGGGGCAAGGTCACCTGCGGCATCGTCACGCTCCTGCTCTGGGCCGGCGCGATCTGGCTCTACAAGGGCATGCCTTCCGTGCTGGACATCCAGCCGCAGCTCTTCCAGCAGTTCAACCCGTTCTACGTGGTCTTCCTGACCCCGATCTCGATGGCCATCTTCAACGCCCTCGCCAAGAAGGGCAAGGAGCCCAGCGCCCCGGTCAAGATCGGCCTCGGCATGTTCGTGGCCGCCCTCGGCTACCTCATCATGATCATGGGCTCCGTCGGACAGCCGTCTCCTGCCGCGCTGCAGGGCACCGTGGCCCCGGATCCCGTCGTCCCGATGTACCTGATCAGCACTTATCTCGTGCTGACCTTCGCCGAGCTGCTCCTCAGCCCGATGGGCATCTCCTTCGTATCCAAGGTCGCCCCGCCGAAGTACAAGGGCCTGATGATGGGCCTGTGGTTCGCTTCCACGGCCGTGGGCAACTATCTCAGCTCCATCCCGGGCCTGCTGTGGATGAACGTCCCGCTCTGGGCCAACTGGGCCATCCTGATGGCGCTCTGCGTCGTCGCGGGCGGCATCATGTTCGCCATGCTCAGGCGCATCAACGCGGCCACGGCCGAATAG
- a CDS encoding Lauroyl/myristoyl acyltransferase, whose protein sequence is MYKVGSWLLLGLLRLLGLLPLRVHYALGRFVTWLLQYVVGYRRDEVMHNLTKAFPDEKVWDLRVVRKEFYRHLGEVIAETVWFGACRGPKRLHRQRLVEIDNPELVATYREASPGMVILAGHTGNWEIIGGIAAYNYSDIPSPLSEENYCVVYRALSSRVWGEIMRDNRTAPLHDRKAYEGYLESKELIRYAFKHAGEKKAYGILIDQRPYFHSPADIEVDFMGQRVKTMTGGAALARKFNMAVLYQTARRDRRGHYTLHYTPICGDASKMSVEEIMKKYYALLESDIREQPANYLWSHKRFV, encoded by the coding sequence ATGTATAAGGTCGGGAGCTGGTTGCTGTTGGGGTTGCTTCGCCTGCTGGGCCTGCTGCCCTTGCGCGTGCACTACGCGCTGGGGCGTTTCGTGACCTGGCTGCTGCAATACGTGGTGGGCTACCGCCGCGACGAAGTGATGCACAACCTGACAAAAGCCTTCCCCGACGAGAAAGTCTGGGACCTGCGGGTGGTCCGCAAGGAGTTCTACCGGCATCTCGGCGAGGTCATCGCCGAGACCGTCTGGTTCGGCGCCTGCCGCGGGCCGAAGCGCCTGCACCGCCAGCGCCTGGTCGAGATCGACAATCCCGAGCTGGTCGCCACCTACAGGGAGGCGTCGCCCGGGATGGTCATCCTGGCCGGACACACCGGCAACTGGGAGATCATCGGCGGCATCGCCGCCTACAACTATTCCGACATCCCGAGTCCCCTCTCCGAGGAGAATTACTGCGTGGTGTACCGCGCGCTTTCCAGCCGCGTCTGGGGCGAGATCATGCGGGACAACCGCACCGCGCCCCTCCACGACCGCAAGGCCTACGAAGGCTACCTGGAGAGCAAGGAGCTCATCCGCTACGCCTTCAAGCACGCCGGAGAGAAGAAGGCCTACGGCATCCTCATCGACCAGCGCCCCTATTTCCACTCGCCCGCCGACATCGAGGTCGACTTCATGGGGCAGCGGGTGAAGACGATGACGGGCGGCGCCGCGCTTGCGCGCAAGTTCAACATGGCGGTCCTCTACCAGACCGCGCGGCGCGACCGGCGCGGCCATTATACGCTGCATTATACGCCCATCTGCGGGGACGCCTCGAAGATGAGCGTCGAAGAAATCATGAAAAAGTATTATGCGCTTCTGGAAAGCGATATCCGCGAACAACCCGCGAACTATCTCTGGTCCCACAAGCGATTTGTTTGA
- a CDS encoding dipeptidase D, which translates to MTIKDLQPAVVWNNFYGLTRCPRPSKHEEIVRKYLLDWAKEHKVEAFADETGNVIMRVPATPGYEDRKGVILQGHMDMVPQKTADTVHDFLKDPIETVIDGEWVTAKGTTLGADNGLGVALAMAVAEDKSVKHGPVEVLVTYDEETGMSGADALKPGILHGDILLNLDSEDEKELCIGCAGGLDAVADFKYKSLVTPRGYIGYKIVIRGLAGGHSGMDISLYRANANKVMVRALIPLVEKYGAKVADFTGGSLRNAIPFESEAVVAIPADKATAALRHINGIFRELKLRYQESDPAMSCTVAKCNKPARYIEDAVMLNACKAILACPSNVIRMSQSMPGLTETSINLAVVRCNRGHLTVASLLRSALNESKNELAQRVRYIFEFAGAKVKFFGGYPGWTPKPDTPVNKLINDLHIKLFGDPMNVMATHGGLECALLGAKYPNWEMVSIGPTILYPHSPDERCHIPAVQRAWNLLKAILENIPKK; encoded by the coding sequence ATGACTATCAAAGATCTTCAACCAGCTGTTGTCTGGAACAATTTCTACGGACTGACCCGCTGTCCCCGTCCTTCCAAGCACGAGGAGATTGTTCGCAAGTATTTGCTCGACTGGGCCAAGGAGCACAAGGTCGAAGCATTTGCCGACGAGACCGGCAACGTGATCATGCGTGTTCCCGCCACCCCCGGGTACGAGGACCGCAAGGGAGTCATCCTTCAGGGCCATATGGACATGGTCCCGCAGAAGACCGCCGACACCGTGCACGATTTCCTCAAGGACCCCATCGAGACCGTCATCGACGGCGAGTGGGTGACGGCCAAGGGCACTACGCTCGGTGCCGACAACGGCCTGGGCGTCGCGCTGGCGATGGCCGTGGCCGAGGACAAGAGCGTCAAGCACGGCCCGGTCGAGGTGCTCGTCACTTATGACGAGGAGACCGGCATGAGCGGCGCGGACGCCCTCAAGCCCGGCATCCTGCACGGCGACATTCTCCTCAACCTCGACTCCGAGGACGAAAAGGAGCTCTGCATCGGTTGCGCTGGCGGCCTGGACGCCGTCGCCGATTTCAAGTACAAGTCTCTTGTCACTCCGCGTGGCTATATCGGCTACAAGATCGTGATCCGCGGTCTGGCCGGCGGCCACTCCGGCATGGACATTTCGCTCTATCGCGCCAACGCCAACAAGGTGATGGTCCGCGCGCTGATTCCGCTGGTCGAAAAGTATGGCGCCAAGGTGGCCGACTTCACCGGCGGCAGCCTGCGCAACGCCATCCCGTTCGAGTCTGAGGCGGTCGTGGCCATCCCGGCCGACAAGGCCACGGCGGCCCTGCGCCACATCAACGGCATCTTCCGGGAGCTCAAGCTCCGCTATCAGGAGAGCGATCCTGCGATGAGCTGCACCGTCGCCAAGTGCAACAAGCCGGCGCGCTATATCGAGGACGCCGTGATGCTGAATGCCTGCAAGGCGATCCTGGCCTGCCCGTCCAACGTGATCCGCATGAGCCAGTCGATGCCCGGCCTGACGGAGACGTCCATCAACCTCGCGGTCGTGCGCTGCAACCGCGGTCATCTCACGGTGGCCTCGCTGCTGCGCAGTGCGCTCAACGAGTCCAAGAACGAGCTGGCGCAGCGCGTACGCTACATCTTCGAGTTCGCCGGCGCCAAGGTGAAGTTCTTCGGCGGCTATCCGGGCTGGACGCCCAAGCCGGACACGCCGGTCAACAAGCTGATCAACGACCTGCACATCAAGCTGTTCGGCGATCCGATGAATGTGATGGCGACGCACGGCGGCCTTGAGTGCGCCCTGCTCGGCGCCAAGTATCCCAACTGGGAGATGGTGTCGATCGGACCGACCATCCTCTATCCCCACTCTCCGGACGAGCGCTGCCACATTCCCGCTGTCCAGCGTGCCTGGAACCTGCTGAAGGCGATTCTCGAGAACATTCCTAAGAAGTAA
- a CDS encoding Predicted ABC-type ATPase (manually curated), with the protein MPKLYIISGCNGSGKTTASYTLLPDLLNCREFVNSDEFAKSFSPFDPGAASVTASRYMLMKINYLLERNMDFAVETTLATRTLLHIVKDAKARGYESMLMYFWLNSPDLAIQRVRNRVAAGGHNIPDAVVRRRYVMGLQYFFDAYIPVVDRWVLADNSRPPFSVVAEGTRGVMYIKDNEKYQAIWSIAHPNEEF; encoded by the coding sequence TTGCCCAAGCTGTATATCATATCCGGCTGCAACGGATCCGGCAAGACCACGGCGTCTTATACGCTCTTGCCGGATCTGTTGAATTGCCGTGAGTTTGTCAATTCGGACGAGTTCGCGAAGAGTTTTTCGCCTTTCGATCCGGGTGCGGCGTCTGTGACTGCCAGCCGGTATATGTTGATGAAGATCAATTATCTGCTGGAGCGGAACATGGATTTTGCCGTGGAGACGACGCTTGCGACGCGTACGCTGCTGCATATCGTGAAGGACGCGAAGGCGCGGGGCTACGAGTCGATGTTGATGTATTTCTGGCTGAATTCGCCGGATCTTGCGATCCAGCGGGTCCGCAACCGGGTGGCCGCCGGCGGGCACAATATTCCGGATGCCGTGGTGCGGCGCCGGTATGTGATGGGCCTGCAGTATTTTTTTGACGCGTATATCCCGGTGGTGGACCGCTGGGTGCTGGCGGACAATTCTCGTCCGCCGTTTTCTGTCGTTGCCGAGGGGACGCGTGGGGTGATGTATATCAAGGACAACGAGAAGTATCAGGCTATCTGGAGTATAGCGCATCCGAATGAAGAGTTTTGA
- a CDS encoding TldD protein, whose translation MKSFERFGVTEEQLRALVAEGLRDGGDWCDLYFEDTSYHDLLLRDGVVGSGGYHVDYGCGIRVLKGEKTGYAYAETTDFASLKSAARAAASIAVNAGCGTSGPQNFASLHGSQLLKTSGDAGPLPLPSEAGPSLLRSRGWLRFSEAAADSASQAGNLYPELEPWEEAEIGGFVPFLQRIEAGIRARDSRVLKVVAVLSYSVSDVLMYNSLGEATQDHRPLGSISVQVIFRQGTRTENNTVSRSLRMGAEMIGEEVLVDLVSRAVEGMDARFEAKRPKGGRMPVVMGAGASGILLHEAMGHAFEADFNRKGQSVFSDRMGQRICRPGINILDDATVPASRGACNYDDEGVPGQKTYMVTDGVLTSYLHDRISASYYGVAPTGNGRRESFRYNPIPRMRTTYMESGNDGTLEDLIASVKKGIFVDQFANGQVKIGEGDFTFFVKSGFLIENGRLTMPVKDINVIGNGPQALADIEGVAGDLKIDEGTWTCGKEQSVAVSCGIPSVLIGHLTVGGD comes from the coding sequence ATGAAGAGTTTTGAGCGTTTCGGGGTGACCGAGGAGCAGTTGCGCGCGCTCGTGGCCGAGGGGCTGCGGGACGGTGGCGACTGGTGTGATCTGTATTTTGAAGACACGTCTTATCATGATCTGTTGCTCCGTGACGGGGTGGTCGGATCGGGGGGCTATCACGTGGATTATGGCTGTGGGATCCGGGTTCTCAAGGGTGAGAAGACGGGCTATGCCTACGCCGAGACGACGGATTTCGCTTCGCTGAAGTCTGCCGCCCGCGCCGCCGCATCCATTGCTGTCAATGCAGGGTGCGGCACTTCTGGTCCGCAAAACTTCGCTTCGCTCCACGGCAGCCAGCTTCTGAAAACGTCCGGCGATGCCGGACCCCTCCCACTTCCTTCGGAGGCGGGCCCCTCCCTCTTACGGAGCCGAGGGTGGCTACGGTTTTCAGAAGCTGCTGCCGATTCCGCTTCGCAAGCAGGCAATCTTTATCCGGAACTGGAGCCGTGGGAGGAGGCGGAGATCGGCGGATTCGTGCCGTTCCTGCAAAGGATCGAGGCGGGAATCCGGGCGCGGGACAGCCGCGTGCTGAAGGTGGTGGCTGTGCTGTCGTATTCGGTCAGCGACGTGTTGATGTACAATTCGCTGGGCGAGGCGACGCAGGACCACCGGCCGCTGGGCAGCATTTCGGTGCAGGTGATTTTCCGGCAGGGGACGCGGACGGAGAACAATACCGTATCGCGGAGTCTGCGGATGGGCGCGGAGATGATCGGCGAGGAGGTCCTGGTGGACCTCGTGAGCCGGGCGGTCGAGGGGATGGACGCGCGTTTCGAGGCGAAGCGCCCGAAGGGCGGGCGGATGCCTGTGGTGATGGGCGCGGGAGCCTCCGGGATCCTGCTGCACGAGGCGATGGGCCATGCTTTCGAGGCGGATTTCAACCGCAAGGGGCAGTCGGTCTTCAGCGACAGGATGGGGCAGCGGATCTGCCGTCCGGGAATCAACATCCTGGACGATGCGACGGTGCCTGCGAGCCGCGGTGCCTGCAATTATGACGACGAGGGCGTGCCGGGCCAGAAGACCTACATGGTCACGGACGGTGTGCTGACTTCTTATCTGCACGACCGGATCAGTGCTTCGTATTACGGGGTGGCGCCGACGGGCAACGGCCGGCGGGAGTCGTTCCGCTATAATCCGATTCCGCGGATGCGGACGACCTATATGGAGAGCGGCAACGACGGGACGCTGGAGGATCTGATCGCTTCCGTCAAGAAGGGTATCTTCGTGGACCAGTTCGCCAACGGGCAGGTGAAGATCGGCGAGGGGGATTTCACGTTCTTTGTCAAGAGCGGCTTCCTCATCGAGAACGGCCGGCTGACGATGCCGGTCAAGGATATCAACGTGATCGGCAACGGGCCGCAGGCGCTTGCCGATATCGAGGGGGTCGCCGGCGACCTGAAGATCGACGAGGGGACCTGGACCTGCGGCAAGGAGCAGAGTGTGGCCGTGTCGTGCGGCATTCCTTCTGTTCTGATCGGACATTTAACGGTGGGAGGTGATTGA